The following proteins come from a genomic window of Galactobacillus timonensis:
- a CDS encoding ABC transporter ATP-binding protein, with translation MIERIRLLMQSIREFKRDTILTPVMVIGEVVMEALIPYTIALLINEIRDGAGVDRILHYAWILIAMSLVSLLFGYLAGIFCASASTGFARNLRHDVFEKVQGFSFGNIDHFSNASLVTRLTTDIQNVQMAFMMIIRTAFRAPLNLVFSFAMAYYMGGKIALAFLVIIPVLGIGLYIIAKKAMKYFRVGFPKFDALNNSVEENIKGIRVVKSYVREDYENQKFQHASKDIKDTFTKAERILAFNSPLMQICIYGMMLFLLSFGSFEIITTGGQALDIGQFSTLLTYSFQILVSLMMISMIFVMVTFSEESSQRICEVLREESTIVSKPDAVMEVPNGSIDFDHVSFRYSAVSERPVLDDIDLHIRSGETIGIIGGTGSAKSSLVQLIPRLYDVTEGTVRVGKEDVRNYDLTVLRDAVAMVLQKNVLFSGTIADNIRWGDEHASLEEVKHVCHLACADEFIDQMPKGYDTWIEQGGTNVSGGQKQRLCIARALLKKPKILILDDSTSAVDTKTDAIIRKSMREYIPETTKIIIAQRTASVEDADRIIVMNNGKIDAIGTSEELLRTNKIYQEVYYSQNKQGYEEKPAEVIA, from the coding sequence ATGATCGAACGAATCCGACTGCTGATGCAGTCTATCCGTGAATTTAAGCGTGATACCATCCTGACGCCGGTAATGGTAATTGGCGAAGTTGTGATGGAAGCTTTGATCCCGTATACGATAGCGCTTTTGATCAATGAGATCCGCGATGGGGCGGGGGTTGACAGGATCCTTCATTATGCCTGGATTCTGATCGCCATGTCGCTGGTGTCGCTGCTGTTTGGATACCTCGCCGGTATTTTCTGCGCCAGCGCTTCGACGGGATTTGCCCGCAATCTGCGCCACGATGTTTTTGAAAAGGTGCAGGGTTTTTCGTTTGGCAATATTGATCACTTTTCCAATGCCTCTCTGGTCACCCGCCTGACCACAGATATTCAGAATGTGCAGATGGCCTTTATGATGATTATACGCACCGCTTTCCGGGCGCCGCTGAACCTGGTTTTTTCATTTGCAATGGCGTATTACATGGGTGGAAAAATCGCTCTGGCGTTCCTGGTGATTATTCCGGTTCTCGGTATTGGACTGTATATCATTGCGAAGAAGGCAATGAAGTATTTCCGGGTTGGCTTTCCGAAATTTGATGCGCTCAACAATTCGGTGGAAGAGAATATCAAGGGGATCCGGGTCGTTAAGAGCTATGTCCGTGAGGACTATGAGAACCAGAAGTTCCAGCATGCGTCGAAGGATATTAAGGATACCTTTACGAAGGCAGAGCGGATTCTGGCCTTCAACAGCCCTTTGATGCAGATATGCATCTATGGGATGATGCTGTTTCTGCTGTCCTTCGGTTCGTTTGAAATTATTACGACGGGGGGACAGGCACTTGACATCGGTCAGTTTTCAACGCTGTTGACTTACAGTTTCCAGATCCTTGTTTCGTTGATGATGATCTCGATGATCTTCGTTATGGTTACGTTTTCGGAAGAGAGTTCGCAGCGTATCTGCGAGGTGCTGCGCGAAGAGAGTACGATCGTTTCGAAGCCGGATGCGGTAATGGAAGTTCCCAATGGCTCCATTGATTTTGATCATGTGTCCTTCCGCTACAGCGCAGTTTCGGAGCGGCCGGTGCTGGATGATATCGATCTGCATATCCGGTCCGGCGAGACGATTGGCATCATCGGCGGAACGGGTTCGGCCAAGAGCTCGCTGGTACAGCTGATACCGCGCCTTTATGATGTGACGGAAGGGACGGTGCGCGTTGGCAAGGAAGATGTACGCAACTATGATCTGACGGTGCTGCGTGATGCGGTCGCAATGGTGCTGCAGAAGAATGTGCTTTTCTCAGGTACGATTGCGGATAACATTCGCTGGGGCGATGAACATGCCTCGCTCGAAGAAGTGAAACATGTCTGCCATCTGGCATGTGCAGATGAGTTTATTGACCAGATGCCCAAGGGCTACGATACCTGGATTGAGCAGGGGGGTACCAATGTTTCGGGCGGTCAGAAGCAGCGCCTTTGCATTGCCCGTGCCTTATTGAAGAAGCCGAAGATTTTGATCCTTGATGATAGTACGTCGGCGGTTGACACGAAGACGGATGCGATCATTCGGAAATCCATGCGGGAATATATTCCGGAAACAACGAAGATTATTATTGCGCAGCGGACGGCTTCTGTAGAGGACGCGGACCGCATCATTGTCATGAACAACGGAAAGATTGATGCGATCGGCACGAGCGAAGAGCTTCTCAGGACGAATAAGATTTATCAGGAAGTGTACTATTCGCAGAATAAGCAGGGCTATGAGGAAAAGCCGGCGGAGGTGATCGCATGA